A section of the Flavobacterium ardleyense genome encodes:
- a CDS encoding rhomboid family intramembrane serine protease: MSLLDDLKTQLRSGDITMRLIVFNIVLFVVPNIIAALIHLSGNTIDFLYYVSLSSTVSDLLWKPWSILTYSFFHAGIWHIIFNLIMFNFAAKVFLTYFTQKQLLGLYISGGLFAGVFYLICYNILPALINSSASVVGASASVMAILFAVATYAPMMQLRLLIIGNVKLWHIAVVFLIIDFLQLSSTNTGGHLAHLGGAFFGYIFTTQLKRGLDLTNWFTATIVFLQTITDKKKRTPFKKVHRNFKPAPKPEPSKIVKKDSTQRQIDAILDKISKSGYDSLSKDEKDFLFRAGNK; this comes from the coding sequence ATGAGCCTACTAGATGATTTAAAAACACAGTTGAGGTCCGGAGATATTACCATGCGATTAATCGTATTCAATATCGTATTGTTCGTTGTGCCAAATATAATTGCTGCACTTATCCATCTGTCGGGCAATACTATAGATTTCTTGTATTATGTGAGTCTTTCCTCTACTGTTTCAGATTTATTATGGAAGCCGTGGTCAATTCTTACCTATTCATTTTTTCACGCTGGTATTTGGCACATTATCTTCAATTTGATCATGTTTAACTTTGCGGCAAAAGTGTTTCTAACCTATTTTACACAAAAACAGTTACTAGGACTCTATATTTCGGGCGGACTTTTCGCGGGTGTATTTTATTTAATTTGTTATAATATTTTACCAGCCTTAATTAATAGTTCGGCATCTGTAGTTGGGGCTTCTGCATCGGTAATGGCAATTTTATTTGCCGTCGCTACGTACGCACCAATGATGCAATTGCGACTTTTAATAATAGGAAATGTCAAATTGTGGCATATAGCAGTGGTTTTTTTAATTATCGATTTTTTGCAGCTTTCATCAACAAATACTGGAGGTCATCTTGCTCATTTGGGTGGGGCATTTTTTGGTTATATTTTTACCACTCAGTTAAAACGAGGTCTGGATCTTACCAATTGGTTTACCGCGACCATTGTATTTTTGCAAACTATTACTGATAAAAAGAAGCGAACTCCATTTAAGAAAGTACACAGGAATTTTAAACCAGCGCCAAAACCAGAGCCTTCAAAAATTGTGAAGAAAGACAGTACACAACGGCAGATCGACGCAATTCTAGATAAGATTAGTAAATCAGGATATGATAGTCTTAGCAAAGATGAAAAAGACTTCCTGTTTAGAGCAGGAAATAAGTAA
- the mutL gene encoding DNA mismatch repair endonuclease MutL: MPSIIQLLPDHVANQIAAGEVVQRPASVVKELLENAVDAGATDIKLIVKDAGKTLVQVIDNGQGMNVTDARMCFERHATSKIRQAEDLFALSTKGFRGEALASIAAIAHVELKTKQDADELGHHIVIEGSRYVSQEVAVLPTGTSFAIKNLFFNIPARRNFLKSEIVEQRHIIDEFQRVALAHPQIHFSMYHNGSDVYNLPISNIRQRIVNIFAGKTNEKLVPVEEETEIVKISGFASKPEFAKKNRSEQFFFVNDRFIRSGYLHHAIMSAYDGLLKDGSQPSYFLYLTVPPSSIDINIHPTKTEIKFDDEKALYAILRAAVKHSLGQFNVAPVLDFDRDPSLDTPYDYRNASAATPTVEFNGDYNPFADTRPNTPSRESSSFSVNHSTGRHFPKATGNWDSLYIGLENEKDSIPTTGFEFEADVITSSLFDDVHEKTVTKTYQLNRKYIVSPIKNGMVIVHQHRAHQRILYENFLKSITIKKGLSQQLLFPLHLYFGAEELQAIDEMKDSLTNVGFVFDLNEAESVIVSGVPVNVSESEVSLVLEQLLSDLHSDIPLTSFSQSDQIAKSMAQSLAVKTGVTLNEQDQENIVNGLFACKEQNVCPFQKTTFTTIRVEDIDKKF; the protein is encoded by the coding sequence ATGCCAAGCATTATTCAGTTACTTCCAGATCATGTCGCCAATCAAATTGCTGCTGGAGAAGTTGTGCAACGGCCAGCTTCTGTAGTAAAAGAACTGCTTGAAAATGCGGTTGATGCAGGGGCGACCGACATTAAATTAATCGTAAAGGATGCGGGTAAAACACTTGTGCAGGTTATCGATAACGGACAAGGAATGAATGTTACCGACGCACGGATGTGCTTTGAAAGGCACGCCACTTCCAAGATTAGACAAGCTGAAGATTTATTTGCTTTATCAACAAAAGGTTTTAGAGGAGAAGCTCTTGCATCTATTGCAGCAATTGCACATGTGGAACTTAAAACGAAGCAAGATGCCGACGAACTTGGTCATCACATTGTAATTGAAGGAAGTAGGTATGTTTCGCAAGAAGTGGCAGTTTTGCCAACAGGCACCTCATTTGCCATCAAGAATTTGTTTTTTAATATTCCTGCAAGGCGTAATTTCCTAAAGTCGGAAATTGTGGAGCAGCGGCATATTATAGATGAATTTCAACGCGTAGCATTGGCTCATCCGCAAATACACTTTAGCATGTATCACAATGGAAGTGATGTTTACAACCTTCCGATATCCAATATTCGGCAGCGTATTGTAAATATTTTTGCTGGAAAAACTAATGAAAAATTGGTTCCGGTAGAAGAAGAAACAGAGATTGTAAAAATTAGTGGATTTGCAAGCAAGCCCGAATTTGCAAAGAAAAACCGAAGTGAACAGTTTTTCTTTGTCAACGACAGATTTATAAGAAGTGGTTATTTGCATCACGCCATTATGTCGGCCTACGATGGTTTATTAAAAGATGGCTCACAACCTTCTTATTTTTTGTATCTCACAGTTCCGCCAAGTTCGATTGATATTAATATTCATCCAACTAAGACCGAAATTAAGTTTGACGACGAAAAAGCATTATATGCCATTTTGAGGGCTGCGGTAAAACACAGTTTGGGACAATTTAATGTAGCGCCGGTGCTAGATTTTGATAGAGATCCATCGCTTGATACTCCTTACGATTATAGAAATGCTTCTGCAGCAACACCCACGGTCGAATTTAATGGTGATTATAATCCGTTTGCGGATACAAGGCCAAATACTCCGTCTCGCGAATCAAGTAGTTTTTCTGTAAATCATTCTACAGGCAGACACTTTCCAAAAGCAACAGGAAATTGGGATAGTTTGTATATAGGACTAGAAAATGAAAAAGATTCTATACCTACCACTGGATTTGAATTTGAAGCAGATGTTATTACCTCGTCACTCTTTGATGATGTTCACGAAAAAACGGTTACAAAAACGTATCAGCTAAACCGAAAATACATTGTAAGTCCAATTAAAAATGGGATGGTAATTGTGCATCAGCATAGAGCGCACCAACGTATCTTGTATGAGAATTTTTTAAAAAGCATTACAATTAAAAAAGGTCTTAGTCAGCAATTGCTTTTTCCGCTACATTTGTATTTTGGAGCTGAGGAACTTCAAGCAATTGACGAAATGAAAGATTCCTTGACCAACGTCGGTTTTGTCTTTGATCTGAATGAAGCCGAAAGCGTGATTGTTTCAGGAGTTCCCGTTAATGTATCCGAGAGTGAAGTTTCGCTAGTTTTAGAGCAGCTGCTGTCTGATTTACATTCTGATATTCCGTTGACGAGTTTTAGTCAGAGTGATCAGATTGCAAAATCGATGGCGCAGAGTCTAGCGGTAAAGACGGGGGTTACCTTAAATGAGCAAGATCAAGAAAATATAGTAAACGGTCTTTTTGCTTGCAAAGAGCAGAATGTATGCCCGTTCCAAAAAACCACTTTTACTACAATTAGAGTAGAAGATATAGATAAAAAGTTTTAA
- the ribH gene encoding 6,7-dimethyl-8-ribityllumazine synthase, producing the protein MATANKNLSEYNKKMIPNANDFRFGIVVSEWNDEVTEGLYQGCEAALLDCGAKLQKITRWNVPGSFELVYGSKKMIETQNVDVVIAIGCVIKGETMHFEFVCEGVTQGIKDLNVTSDVPVIFCVLTDNTQQQSLDRSGGEHGNKGTEAAIAAIKMAFLRQQANLCYKTSNTNLLDAQLQLEEGTKELKE; encoded by the coding sequence ATGGCTACGGCAAATAAAAATTTATCAGAATATAATAAAAAAATGATCCCAAACGCGAATGACTTTCGGTTTGGGATTGTTGTTTCTGAATGGAATGATGAGGTAACTGAGGGGTTATATCAAGGTTGTGAAGCAGCGCTGCTAGATTGCGGTGCCAAATTGCAAAAAATCACCCGATGGAATGTTCCAGGAAGTTTTGAACTTGTTTATGGTTCTAAGAAAATGATTGAAACTCAAAATGTGGATGTCGTAATCGCAATTGGATGCGTAATAAAAGGCGAAACCATGCATTTTGAATTTGTTTGTGAAGGAGTCACTCAGGGGATCAAAGATCTTAATGTTACTAGTGACGTTCCAGTAATTTTTTGCGTACTTACAGACAATACACAACAACAATCGTTAGACAGAAGTGGTGGAGAGCATGGTAACAAAGGTACCGAGGCCGCTATTGCAGCGATCAAAATGGCGTTTTTACGTCAGCAAGCTAATCTTTGTTATAAAACAAGTAATACAAATCTTCTTGATGCGCAACTGCAACTAGAAGAAGGCACAAAGGAACTCAAGGAGTAA
- a CDS encoding rhodanese-like domain-containing protein, whose product MKLRILFITAISILFFSCNAQSNSDVKLVDAKEFSAEIKSANAPQILDVRTPQEFNEQHIANATNIDWNGNSFEEQAKQLDKDKTVYVYCKSGGRSAKASAKLAEMGFTDIVELDGGITKWNDAGMDK is encoded by the coding sequence ATGAAACTAAGAATCCTATTTATCACAGCAATAAGCATCCTGTTTTTCAGTTGCAACGCACAAAGCAATAGTGACGTAAAGCTAGTGGATGCCAAAGAATTTTCAGCAGAGATTAAATCTGCCAATGCTCCACAGATTCTTGACGTGCGTACGCCACAGGAATTTAACGAGCAACATATCGCAAATGCTACAAATATTGATTGGAATGGCAATTCATTTGAGGAGCAAGCAAAGCAATTGGACAAAGATAAAACCGTCTATGTGTACTGCAAATCTGGCGGCAGAAGTGCAAAAGCGTCTGCAAAACTTGCCGAAATGGGCTTCACAGACATCGTAGAACTTGATGGTGGAATCACAAAATGGAATGACGCAGGAATGGACAAATAG
- the recF gene encoding DNA replication/repair protein RecF (All proteins in this family for which functions are known are DNA-binding proteins that assist the filamentation of RecA onto DNA for the initiation of recombination or recombinational repair.) gives MYLKNISLFNYKNFSDISFDFDTKINCFVGKNGIGKTNVLDAIYYLAYGKSYFNPQAVQNIKHGEDFFVVDGTFVKDDREEQIVCSLKKGQKKILKRNNKPYEKFSDHIGFIPLVIISPSDRDLITEGSETRRKFIDIVISQLDSTYLQGLISYQKTLIQRNALLKYFAINRVFDAETLAIYDEQLSQYGTPIFQKRQQFLSEFIPIFNKHHHSITNSAENVNLVYESSLNHKSLLESLKENLEKDKVLQYTSSGIHKDDLIFEIEANPIKKFGSQGQQKSYLIALKFAQFEFLKKGSGQKPILLFDDIFDKLDEERVSKIVEMVNEDTFGQLFISDTHSTRTEEIVKSSYQSYKIFNL, from the coding sequence ATGTATTTAAAAAACATTTCACTTTTCAACTACAAAAACTTTTCCGACATCTCATTTGATTTCGATACCAAAATAAATTGCTTTGTAGGCAAGAATGGCATCGGAAAGACCAATGTTTTGGATGCAATCTATTATCTCGCTTATGGCAAAAGCTACTTTAATCCTCAAGCTGTTCAGAATATAAAGCATGGAGAAGATTTTTTTGTCGTCGATGGTACTTTTGTGAAAGATGATCGCGAAGAGCAAATTGTCTGTAGTTTGAAAAAAGGCCAGAAAAAGATTTTAAAACGAAATAATAAACCGTACGAAAAGTTTTCTGATCATATTGGTTTTATTCCGCTTGTAATAATCTCCCCTTCAGATAGAGATTTGATTACCGAAGGCAGCGAAACTCGGCGAAAATTTATCGATATCGTAATTTCGCAGTTGGACTCAACTTATTTGCAAGGATTAATTTCCTACCAAAAAACATTGATTCAAAGAAATGCACTTCTCAAATATTTTGCAATTAACAGAGTTTTTGACGCCGAAACATTAGCAATTTACGATGAGCAACTATCACAATACGGAACGCCAATTTTCCAAAAAAGACAGCAGTTTCTAAGTGAATTTATTCCAATTTTTAATAAGCACCATCACAGCATTACAAATAGCGCCGAAAATGTGAATCTTGTTTACGAAAGTAGTCTTAACCACAAAAGCCTTTTAGAATCACTCAAAGAAAATCTTGAAAAAGACAAAGTCCTACAATATACGAGTAGCGGAATTCACAAAGACGATTTAATATTCGAGATTGAAGCAAATCCAATCAAGAAATTCGGCTCTCAAGGACAGCAGAAATCATATTTGATTGCCTTAAAGTTTGCGCAATTCGAATTTTTAAAAAAAGGCAGCGGTCAAAAACCAATTCTTTTATTTGATGACATTTTTGACAAATTGGACGAAGAACGCGTTTCAAAAATCGTGGAAATGGTCAACGAAGATACCTTTGGGCAACTATTTATTAGCGATACCCATTCAACAAGAACCGAAGAAATTGTGAAATCTTCTTATCAGAGTTATAAAATTTTTAACCTTTAA
- a CDS encoding tetratricopeptide repeat protein, whose protein sequence is MATYNKRGYRTPKEKLDDNGFIENVEEVDEAESTTAGVFTSLDEGAGKAEAWVAKNQKYIFILVGAIALLTLGYVLYQKFVVEPNEAEASEEMFTAQQNFDKAVAGTSSDSLFTLALNGSDGKFGFVKIAEKYSGTDAANLANYYAGVSYLNLGKYDEAIASLKDFSTKEVILDALSKGAIGDAYAQKNQNEEALDFYQKAANVDKNDFTTPRFLLKAGKIALTLGKNDEALKHFTEIKESYKNTPEANSVDALIGLSQK, encoded by the coding sequence ATGGCAACTTACAATAAAAGAGGTTATAGAACTCCGAAAGAAAAACTGGATGACAATGGTTTCATTGAAAATGTTGAAGAAGTAGACGAAGCAGAGAGTACAACTGCAGGTGTTTTTACTTCACTTGACGAAGGTGCTGGAAAAGCTGAAGCTTGGGTTGCAAAAAACCAAAAATATATATTTATCTTAGTAGGTGCGATTGCACTTCTTACTTTAGGATACGTTTTATACCAAAAATTTGTTGTAGAACCTAACGAGGCAGAAGCTTCAGAAGAAATGTTTACTGCACAACAAAATTTTGATAAAGCAGTTGCAGGTACTTCTAGTGATTCATTGTTCACGTTGGCGCTTAATGGATCTGATGGAAAATTTGGATTTGTAAAAATTGCTGAAAAGTATTCTGGTACTGATGCTGCAAATCTTGCAAATTATTATGCTGGTGTATCATACCTTAATTTAGGCAAATATGATGAGGCAATTGCTTCACTTAAAGACTTTAGTACTAAGGAAGTGATTCTAGATGCGCTGAGCAAAGGAGCTATTGGTGATGCGTATGCTCAAAAAAATCAAAACGAAGAAGCTTTAGATTTTTATCAGAAAGCTGCTAATGTTGATAAAAATGATTTTACAACACCAAGATTTTTATTAAAAGCTGGAAAAATTGCCTTAACTTTGGGTAAGAACGATGAAGCTTTGAAGCATTTCACTGAGATTAAGGAATCTTACAAAAATACTCCTGAAGCAAATTCAGTAGATGCGCTGATTGGCTTGTCACAAAAATAA
- a CDS encoding DUF2461 domain-containing protein has translation MITKESLAFLADLKENNDRDWFIENKNRYEIYKQNYYNFAQKLLDKMIVLDDSLKNLEVKNVVFRINRDIRFSKNKTPYKTHLAIWFSAGAKKDNLAGYYLHIENGKSFVAGGLYWPEAEALSKIRKEVAFFQNDLEQIIGDSAFKTLYKELERNETNSLKTSPKNYDKEHPAIEFLRLKSFVASAPLSNKEILKNDFADKVAQKMIVLKPLVDFLNRGLQS, from the coding sequence ATGATTACAAAAGAAAGTTTAGCTTTTTTAGCAGATCTCAAGGAAAATAATGATCGCGATTGGTTTATCGAAAACAAAAATCGATATGAAATTTACAAGCAAAACTATTATAATTTTGCTCAGAAATTGCTTGACAAGATGATTGTTTTGGATGACAGTTTAAAAAATTTAGAGGTGAAAAATGTCGTTTTCAGAATAAATAGAGACATTCGCTTTTCTAAAAACAAAACCCCATATAAAACTCATTTGGCGATTTGGTTTTCGGCTGGAGCCAAAAAAGACAATCTTGCAGGATATTATTTGCATATTGAAAACGGAAAAAGTTTCGTGGCTGGCGGACTCTATTGGCCGGAAGCCGAAGCGTTATCAAAAATCCGAAAAGAAGTTGCGTTTTTCCAGAATGATTTAGAACAAATTATTGGAGATTCTGCCTTCAAAACCCTTTATAAAGAATTGGAGCGCAACGAAACAAACAGTTTAAAAACCTCTCCAAAAAATTACGACAAGGAGCATCCGGCGATCGAGTTTCTTAGATTAAAATCATTTGTAGCAAGTGCTCCGTTATCTAACAAAGAAATTTTAAAGAACGACTTTGCAGATAAAGTCGCGCAGAAGATGATTGTCCTAAAACCTTTGGTAGATTTCTTAAACCGTGGATTACAATCCTAA
- a CDS encoding WbqC family protein: MDILIHPTYFPSISHYVAMAKASSITLEMDDNFQKQTNRNRMYIYSSNGMQLLNIPVKHLRNNHQKTRDIKLETEFDWQKQHFKSLEAAYRSSPFFEFFEDIIMPVFEKDYIYLMDLNLDTMDIVSKCIGIKTKFLQSAEFHKETDLVDFRNLAAGKKDQTEITPYTQVFGDKYGFINNLSVLDLLFNEGRYSLDYLKSQNF, from the coding sequence ATGGACATTCTTATACATCCTACTTATTTTCCTTCCATCAGTCATTATGTGGCAATGGCGAAGGCAAGTTCTATAACTTTGGAAATGGATGACAATTTCCAGAAGCAGACCAATAGAAATAGAATGTATATTTACAGCTCCAACGGAATGCAGTTGCTAAATATTCCGGTAAAACACTTGAGAAATAACCACCAGAAAACGCGTGACATCAAGCTTGAAACCGAATTTGATTGGCAGAAACAGCACTTTAAGTCATTGGAAGCAGCATATCGATCTTCACCTTTTTTCGAGTTTTTTGAGGATATAATAATGCCGGTTTTCGAGAAAGACTATATCTATTTGATGGATCTAAATCTTGATACGATGGACATAGTTTCGAAGTGTATTGGGATCAAAACCAAATTTCTTCAATCTGCAGAGTTTCATAAAGAGACAGATTTGGTTGATTTTAGGAATTTGGCAGCTGGTAAAAAAGACCAAACTGAAATTACTCCTTACACCCAAGTTTTTGGAGATAAATATGGATTTATCAATAATCTAAGTGTGCTAGATTTACTTTTTAATGAAGGTAGATATTCGCTTGATTACTTAAAATCTCAAAATTTTTAG
- a CDS encoding endonuclease/exonuclease/phosphatase family protein yields MKKLSVFNKVMFSLNVVLSTLTFLGYVLPFLAPKFFPILSVLTLVLPLLLILNAAFFIYWLLMLKRQILLSAIVLLLGITFINKFYKFSKTEIAPQEKDFTVMSYNVRLFNLFDWISDRNVPAEIKKFIDEQNPDILCLQEYSEKANVDLKVYKYKHIVMQGNKIKTGQAIFSKFRILNSGSVELPDSNNNVIFADLKKGLDTIRIYSIHLESIRISPDIDEINNDIQGINQQKSEMILKRISKAFRSQQSQAELIMAHKRDSPYPIIVCGDMNNSAYSYVYRSIRGNLLDSFEENGKGFGQTYNFKYYPARIDYIFVDPKMKVKNFETFTDFKNSDHYPIMSRLNM; encoded by the coding sequence ATGAAGAAATTGTCGGTGTTTAATAAAGTAATGTTCAGTCTAAACGTAGTGCTGTCTACGCTTACATTCTTAGGCTATGTACTTCCTTTTTTGGCGCCCAAATTTTTTCCCATTCTCTCGGTATTAACCTTGGTTTTGCCTTTGCTGCTTATTTTGAATGCTGCGTTTTTTATTTATTGGTTGCTAATGCTAAAAAGGCAAATTCTTTTGTCTGCGATAGTGCTCTTGTTAGGAATTACATTTATAAATAAATTTTATAAATTTTCAAAAACTGAAATTGCCCCTCAGGAGAAAGATTTTACGGTGATGAGCTACAATGTTCGGCTTTTCAATCTTTTTGATTGGATTTCTGATAGAAATGTTCCAGCCGAAATTAAGAAGTTTATCGATGAGCAAAATCCAGATATTTTGTGCCTTCAAGAATATTCAGAAAAGGCAAATGTAGATTTGAAAGTATATAAGTACAAGCACATCGTAATGCAGGGAAATAAGATAAAGACAGGACAAGCTATTTTTTCCAAATTCCGAATTTTAAATTCAGGGTCGGTAGAACTTCCCGATTCCAATAATAACGTAATTTTTGCCGATCTTAAGAAAGGTTTAGATACGATTAGAATTTATAGTATTCATTTGGAATCTATTCGGATTTCGCCCGATATTGACGAAATTAATAATGATATTCAAGGAATCAACCAGCAGAAGTCTGAAATGATTTTAAAGCGAATTTCGAAAGCCTTCAGATCCCAACAATCGCAAGCCGAACTTATAATGGCGCACAAACGCGATTCTCCTTATCCAATAATTGTCTGTGGAGATATGAATAACAGCGCCTATTCGTACGTTTACAGAAGTATTCGAGGCAATCTTTTAGATAGTTTTGAAGAAAACGGAAAAGGCTTCGGACAGACTTATAATTTTAAATATTATCCCGCCAGAATCGATTATATTTTTGTTGATCCGAAGATGAAAGTTAAGAATTTTGAAACTTTTACGGATTTTAAAAACTCTGACCACTATCCAATAATGAGCCGTTTGAATATGTAG
- a CDS encoding rhomboid family intramembrane serine protease yields MMNITPLVKQLLIINVIFFIGSEFLGDIALDIFALYYPESSSFQIWQILTHMFMHGGLMHIAFNMFALYSFGSSLEHIWGPTKFLFFYISCGLGAALLHEGVNWYMFQDGMKTLVENGQNKAEVMQILSEGKFNSVWQQILSPEQFQSFIGAYMIPVVGASGAIYGLLVAFAYMFPNAELMMIFLPIPIKAKYFVPAILLLDLFLGVSGKSIFGGGGGIAHFAHIGGAAVGFLMMLYWKKNQFNDKRWN; encoded by the coding sequence ATGATGAACATCACACCTCTTGTTAAGCAGTTGCTTATCATTAATGTTATATTTTTTATAGGTTCGGAATTTCTTGGAGATATCGCATTGGATATTTTCGCACTCTATTATCCAGAAAGTTCAAGCTTCCAAATTTGGCAGATTTTAACTCACATGTTTATGCACGGTGGGTTGATGCACATTGCATTTAATATGTTTGCATTATATAGTTTTGGATCAAGTCTAGAACATATTTGGGGTCCAACCAAATTTTTGTTTTTTTATATCTCCTGCGGACTAGGTGCAGCACTTCTGCACGAAGGTGTCAATTGGTACATGTTTCAAGATGGAATGAAAACACTTGTAGAAAACGGTCAGAACAAGGCCGAAGTAATGCAAATTTTATCGGAAGGCAAATTTAATTCAGTTTGGCAACAAATTCTTAGTCCGGAGCAGTTTCAAAGCTTTATTGGTGCGTATATGATCCCTGTCGTCGGAGCTTCAGGAGCAATTTATGGATTGCTTGTAGCATTTGCTTATATGTTTCCAAATGCTGAACTAATGATGATCTTTTTACCAATTCCTATTAAAGCAAAATACTTCGTTCCTGCAATTTTACTTCTGGATTTATTTCTTGGAGTGTCCGGAAAATCTATCTTTGGCGGCGGTGGCGGTATTGCGCACTTCGCGCATATTGGTGGAGCTGCGGTTGGTTTCTTGATGATGCTTTATTGGAAAAAAAATCAATTTAATGATAAACGCTGGAATTAA
- the lepB gene encoding signal peptidase I: protein MTLTEWFVFFLIIQIVHFAGTWRLYEAAGRKRWEAAVPIYNAIVLMQIINRPKWWTILLFIPIINLIMFPVVWVETLRSFGKNSTTDTWLAVFTAGLYIYYVNYTQPLNYVTDRNLNPHTKTGDTISSILFAIVVATLVHTYVMQPFTIPTSSLEKSLLVGDFLFVSKFHYGARVPMTAIAAPMFHDTIPFINKKSYSSWPEIPYMRFPKLQSIKNNDIVVFNWPVDTLYNMYKAADKKYYKPVDKRTNYVKRAIGVAGDTVEIKDGIVYVNGDILKMPLRARPEFSYEVTTDGSSFDQAYVIQELNSTDGVYQTSQTTFQFRALTDDAVRKLQNNPTVKSVVRNISKETEPTIFGKKENWNLDNMGPIYIPKEGKTVALDKASLPFYKRIITDYEHNDLKVIGDEIRINGKIATSYTFQQDYFWMMGDNRHNSLDSRYWGYVPANHIVGKAVFIWMSIDPHKSGFKKFRTERFFTTVGGEGEPVSYFKFFLIAIAAYFGISYFVKKRKENQA, encoded by the coding sequence ATGACTTTAACAGAATGGTTTGTATTTTTTTTGATAATTCAAATTGTGCACTTTGCAGGAACTTGGAGACTATATGAAGCTGCGGGCAGAAAAAGATGGGAAGCGGCAGTGCCAATTTATAATGCGATAGTATTAATGCAAATTATTAATAGACCTAAATGGTGGACAATTTTGCTATTTATTCCTATTATTAACTTAATAATGTTCCCAGTAGTGTGGGTAGAAACCCTTCGATCTTTTGGGAAAAATTCCACTACCGATACTTGGTTGGCAGTTTTTACGGCTGGCCTTTATATTTATTATGTCAATTATACACAGCCACTCAATTATGTAACGGATAGGAATTTAAATCCTCATACAAAAACTGGTGATACTATCAGCTCGATTTTATTTGCGATTGTTGTTGCTACTTTGGTACATACTTATGTAATGCAACCTTTTACAATTCCAACTTCTTCTCTTGAAAAATCACTTCTCGTTGGAGATTTTCTTTTTGTAAGTAAATTTCATTACGGAGCGCGAGTTCCGATGACCGCAATTGCGGCGCCAATGTTTCACGATACAATTCCTTTTATCAATAAAAAATCATATTCTTCTTGGCCGGAAATTCCATATATGCGTTTTCCAAAGTTGCAAAGTATCAAGAATAATGATATTGTGGTTTTTAACTGGCCTGTAGACACACTGTACAACATGTACAAAGCAGCAGACAAAAAGTACTACAAACCGGTTGACAAACGCACTAACTACGTAAAAAGAGCCATTGGTGTTGCTGGAGATACCGTTGAAATAAAAGACGGAATTGTTTATGTAAATGGCGATATCCTAAAAATGCCACTTCGAGCAAGACCTGAGTTTTCGTATGAAGTTACTACTGATGGAAGTAGTTTTGATCAGGCGTATGTAATTCAGGAATTAAATAGTACCGACGGAGTATATCAAACTTCCCAAACTACGTTCCAATTTCGAGCATTAACCGATGACGCCGTACGAAAACTACAGAATAATCCAACTGTAAAAAGTGTAGTTAGAAACATATCAAAAGAAACTGAACCAACCATTTTTGGTAAAAAAGAAAATTGGAATCTGGATAATATGGGACCTATTTACATTCCCAAAGAAGGAAAAACAGTTGCTTTGGATAAAGCGTCCCTGCCATTTTACAAAAGAATTATTACTGATTACGAGCATAATGATTTGAAAGTCATTGGTGATGAAATCCGCATAAATGGAAAAATCGCTACTTCTTATACCTTTCAGCAAGATTACTTTTGGATGATGGGAGATAACAGACACAACTCTTTGGATAGTCGTTATTGGGGCTATGTTCCTGCCAATCATATTGTAGGAAAAGCTGTTTTTATTTGGATGAGTATCGATCCCCATAAATCGGGATTCAAAAAATTCCGTACTGAAAGATTTTTCACAACCGTTGGTGGCGAAGGTGAGCCAGTTTCATATTTCAAGTTCTTCCTGATTGCAATTGCGGCATATTTTGGAATTTCGTATTTTGTAAAAAAGCGTAAAGAAAATCAGGCGTAA